The following coding sequences lie in one Yamadazyma tenuis chromosome 3, complete sequence genomic window:
- a CDS encoding uncharacterized protein (EggNog:ENOG503PXE6), which yields MSEVMTDIPLNFSNPKKHRLAFDDDAVLVDTSFGKRMRLDSYFDSLSLTDTTRQSKRQSPIPSFEINPEVSSLPQKVPDLNTYIADKIIVNFNAVYDSASQVIKYYNRNVVIAHHFQRWVLRLFNRFIVKYNKNNHTNIPRFKHFFKITNVIGSQQHNLTYHDLISIVQSESHLEAKAINKRLSKPSSVLEEIEEESFTFNDIKYNYWDTIQSLDQDVEMAEESDGGEDVDMGDD from the coding sequence ATGTCGGAAGTTATGACGGACATCCCACTAAACTTCTCCAACCCTAAGAAACACCGTCTAGCGTTCGACGATGACGCGGTTCTTGTGGACACCAGCTTTGGCAAGCGAATGCGTCTTGACAGCTACTTTGACAGCCTATCACTTACCGACACTACCCGACAATCTAAACGACAGTCCCCCATACCAAGCTTTGAGATCAATCCCGAGGTTAGTTCTTTACCGCAAAAAGTCCCCGATTTAAACACTTATATTGCTGATAAAATCATCGTGAACTTCAACGCAGTGTACGACTCTGCGTCTCAGGTAATTAAATACTATAACCGCAATGTGGTGATTGCGCATCACTTTCAACGGTGGGTCCTACGACTCTTCAACCGCTTCATTGTCAAatacaacaagaacaaccaCACGAATATCCCTCGGTTCAAacactttttcaagatcaccAATGTCATCGGGCTGCAACAACACAACCTCACATACCACGACTTGATCTCGATAGTGCAATCGGAAAGCCATTTGGAGGCCAAGGCCATCAACAAGCGACTCAGCAAGCCTCTGCTGGTATTGgaggaaattgaagaggAATCGTTTACGTTTAATGATATCAAGTATAACTACTGGGACACGATCCAGTCACTCGACCAGGACGTGGAAATGGCTGAGGAGTCTGACGGGGGAGAGGATGTTGACATGGGTGACGATTAA
- the ATG26 gene encoding Sterol 3-beta-glucosyltransferase (COG:H; CAZy:GT1; EggNog:ENOG503NV9G): protein MRRSEHENLDNAKYDKDKDNNNSKRKTTGSDIWNLLLLAKPESRLLGYALTMLVVTSTVTMSLPLIVGKIIDNARPLEALSIEERVAQVGNSTFILGFTETQFYSAVAVLFAIGAVSNFGRMYVLRMAGEKLVARMRSRLFSKILSQDSYFFDVGPTKKGMKVGDLISRISSDTQIIARSLSGNISDGARAMISGAVGISMMCYVSWQLTLFMSIFFPPLIVMTFVYGGRMKQLARKVQENLGDLTKVTEEKLNGLKTIQSYARQNLVVHGYNKEVRNLFNTSMRENKLSAIYFSTNSLIGNMMIIGLLFVGTRLISLGNLTIGDLSSFMMYAAYTGGSVFGLGNFYTELMKAIGAADRVFELTRSEPKIKTTIGKKVDDLEGDIEFKKIEFSYPSRPKSKVFRSSNLNLTIKKGENVCFVGPSGSGKSTIAQLLLRFYDPNKGSILINGHDIKDLNLNFYRSKIGYVQQEPLLFSGTLRENITFGKDHCTEQEIETAIRLSNAYGFINMFPKGLDTLVGPSSSGAQLSGGQKQRISLARTLIKNPHILVLDEATSALDSISEELVMRNLKRVTAENGYTMISIAHRLSTIKNSDRIIVLSEQGEIVEDGPFTQLYQDKQSRFNELLRKHDHDLTEVSGMSSPPSQDQPQAHSPSAAPQDYFTAKAPSSGNQSPQIHQDDTDLENSSVPAYICRSLSDRIIPSLQASIGQIYSSVATPTETETDAKLDTNSETGSEPVGSTPRTSEDDEIDVAKPIGMFKPQKSVLEFIASSQIYSDVANFVSSHRGRSGSDRSTSSGRPTGSDMKIPSLGYGIIENSSESEDYEFGDEDDEDDEDENEPNDHHSDSDDYEDAEELPDASSTPMEASQSTESHSSAFSTLLSSIRSLDTINMQSLTSFQSSMVRNFEILKKDGVLVRFTEDSNSSTPIDDVLSTNLKLNIADRLQKVFSIQDDDIFYANFNGWLVRDVFLQGHIYLTKNCILFFAFLPSKFSSPPDSQSDGEFRKQDDSSVYIQTGALATKTKKYGEILGTVFTNRSWAILRPETLSIYSSPTDLYFPTLVIDLRTCVHAEILEKYQPKTENASNVSKPVPVGSPTDTPSGILSPRETLSRGNSDDLLNDDEELNKMLALEAEDNKESNNGGVWFKITTTKRSYKFQTDSIYSARQWVNNITKIIFQLHNSNSKNEVLVKIPLDNITSFNRSSLFGTSDIDVDDSEEVPAVFSLTYSTGTDNVLHQNKKIHKKFTEKAKQQLNLSGTEDLHFVFFSKAQEFDDTISKIVHDREDGNSESSSISNSEKFIQKMKLKRFQGPKEEHETELSKVDIPFSTLSPHGNPSAILDQMLEYNRAMLHSRYGDILDEPNHSKLKKIGRSLTFTKSKTAYSTSLHSSSLALQGNSLSNLPLSPLRTPSAASPSDVSSRSSESTSPMNLNLPRQLSVTGLKKLNMFFDTSKRDVGVVADRYGNIQITGPNGNEPVSEKSVLPSPLNLADPSEYVDQDYPKKDNKLKAFSKSIKAITNVSSVWNAYPFHYIQMNDKDPFYVTDEAARNLGQRRLRSHFSLGETNTLAASYFCHIQRALPVYGKLYVGNENICFRSLLPGVSTKMILPLRDVENCFKERGTKITFSGLVIVVKGYEKLFVEFSSHKSRDDCLDVMLEGLHQLHGSETWEPSAHEWGENYHEQSNKLRLSEDGEDTNQSLAPSDETLKQASMRIESARMKMFEDRFSVAAGLQVPIVLEDSPFFKTEVRPNTSYHFVLLTIGSRGDVQPYIALAKGLMEEGHRVTIATHSEFKDWIVSYDIKFREIAGDPTELMSLMVSHGSMSVAFIKEASSKFKGWINDLLKTAWVACQGADILIESPSAMAGIHIAEALGIPYMRAFTMPWTRTRAYSHAFILPDQKKGNSYNYLTHVMFETVFWRGISSQVNRWRVETLNIPKTSLFKLQQYKVPFLYNVSQTVLPPAVDFPDWVKVTGYWFLDEGTGNKYKPPPELIEFMRQATKDQKKIVYVGFGSIVVDDAKSLTKAVVESVLDADVRCILNKGWSDRHGDKEGEDSKEVEVELPFEIYNSGAIPHDWLFPRIDAAVHHGGSGTTGATLRSGLPTVIKPFFGDQFFYASRVEEIGAGIALRKLNSKSLSKALKLATTDFKMIERAKKVCEQIRHEHGVLGAIEAIYSELEYARSLIVNKQLANENYGMLGSRTGYTVNNSEDEDSSSIEIDISSKSETDF from the exons ATGCGCCGGCTGGAGCATGAAAATCTCGATAACGCCAAATATGACAAGGATAAAGACAATAACAACTCGAAAAGAAAGACAACTGGATCAGATATCTGGAACCTTCTTCTACTAGCCAAGCCGGAGTCCAGGCTACTTGGGTATGCGTTGACTATGCTTGTGGTGACTTCTACTGTGACGATGTCTCTTCCGTTGATCGTGGGGAAGATTATAGATAATGCCAGGCCGTTGGAAGCATTATCCATAGAAGAAAGAGTAGCCCAAGTTGGCAACAGCACCTTTATTCTTGGGTTCACTGAAACACAGTTCTACAGTGCGGTAGCCGTTTTGTTTGCTATTGGGGCGGTATCGAACTTCGGAAGAATGTACGTGTTGAGAATGGCGGGTGAAAAGTTAGTTGCGAGGATGAGGTCTCGGTTATTCCTGAAGATCTTATCACAAGATTCATACTTTTTTGACGTTGGGCCCACAAAGAAGGGTATGAAAGTTGGTGACTTAATTTCCCGGATTCTGAGTGATACTCAAATTATTGCTAGAAGTTTGAGTGGGAACATTTCTGACGGTGCCAGAGCCATGATCAGTGGAGCAGTAGGAATATCGATGATGTGCTATGTGAGTTGGCAATTGACCTTATTCATGAGCATTTTCTTTCCTCCTCTTATTGTAATGACTTTTGTTTATGGAGGTAGAATGAAGCAGTTGGCCAGAAAGGTCCAGGAAAACTTGGGGGACTTAACCAAAGTCACGGAAGAGAAGTTAAATGGGTTGAAAACCATTCAGAGTTATGCCAGGCAGAACTTGGTTGTCCATGGTTACAACAAAGAAGTCAGAAACCTCTTTAACACCAGTATGAGAGAGAACAAGTTGAGTGCCATTTATTTCAGCACAAATTCACTCATCGGTAATATGATGATCATTGGGCTTTTGTTTGTTGGTACCCGGCTCATAAGTTTGGGAAACCTCACCATCGGAGACTTATCGAGTTTCATGATGTATGCCGCATACACTGGAGGATCTGTTTTTGGGTTGGGAAACTTCTACACTGAGCTAATGAAAGCCATCGGAGCAGCCGACCGGGTGTTTGAATTAACGCGTCTGGAACCCAAgatcaaaaccaccatcGGCAAGAAAGTCGACGATTTGGAAGGAGATATCGAATTTAAGAAAATAGAGTTCAGCTACCCGTCTCGGCCCAAGTCCAAGGTGTTTAGAAGTTCCAACCTCAACTTGACCATTAAAAAGGGAGAGAATGTGTGTTTTGTAGGACCCAGTGGCAGTGGAAAATCTACTATTGCCCAGCTTCTCCTTCGGTTCTACGACCCCAATAAAGGTTCTATCCTCATCAACGGCCATGAtatcaaggatttgaattTAAACTTTTACCGGTCCAAAATCGGGTATGTGCAACAAGAACCGCTTTTGTTCAGTGGAACCTTACGAGAAAATATCACGTTTGGCAAGGATCACTGCACGGAACAAGAGATTGAAACCGCCATCCGACTCAGTAACGCTTATGGTTTCATCAACATGTTCCCCAAAGGCTTGGACACGTTGGTGGGCCCTTCGAGCAGTGGAGCCCAGTTGAGTGGAGGCCAGAAGCAGCGGATCTCACTTGCACGGACCTTAATCAAAAACCCCCATATCTTGGTTTTAGATGAAGCTACTTCTGCCTTGGACTCAATTCTGGAAGAGTTGGTAATGCGAAACCTTAAGAGAGTTACAGCTGAAAACGGCTATACAATGATCCTGATTGCTCATCGGTTATCAACCATCAAGAACAGTGATCGGATCATTGTTCTTAGTGAACAGGGCGAAATCGTTGAAGACGGCCCCTTCACACAGCTTTACCAGGACAAGCAGAGCCGGTTCAACGAGCTTCTCCGGAAACACGACCATGACCTCACTGAG GTCTCCGGAATGCTGTCGCCACCAAGCCAGGACCAGCCCCAGGCACATTCACCCTCTGCTGCCCCTCAAGACTATTTCACCGCCAAAGCCCCATCTAGTGGCAATCAGAGCCCTCAAATCCACCAGGACGATACGGACCTTGAAAATTCTTCGGTACCCGCGTACATCTGTCGGAGTCTTTCCGATAGGATCATCCCGCTGCTCCAGGCATCGATTGGGCAGATATACTCATCGGTGGCCACGCCCACAGAAACGGAGACTGATGCCAAACTTGATACAAATTCGGAAACGGGTCTGGAACCAGTAGGGTCCACGCCTCGCACGTCTGAGGATGATGAAATCGACGTGGCCAAGCCCATCGGGATGTTCAAGCCCCAAAAATCTGTATTGGAGTTCATAGCATCATCGCAGATCTACTCCGATGTCGCCAACTTTGTACTGAGCCATCGGGGCCGGTCGGGCTCTGACCGATCGACGTCCAGCGGGCGCCCGACCGGGTCTGACATGAAGATCCCGTCTTTGGGATACGGAATCATTGAGAATTCGAGTGAGAGTGAAGACTACGAATTTGGGGACgaggatgatgaggatgatgaggatgaaAATGAACCAAATGACCATCATTCGGACTCAGACGATTATGAAGATGCCGAGGAGCTACCAGATGCGAGTTCCACCCCCATGGAAGCCAGCCAGAGCACAGAGTCTCATAGCAGTGCGTTTTCCACGCTTCTTTCGTCGATCCGCAGTTTGGACACCATAAACATGCAGTCACTCACGCTGTTCCAGCTGTCGATGGTGAGAAACTTTGAGATCCTCAAGAAAGATGGTGTGTTGGTGAGGTTCACTGAAGACTCCAACTCTAGCACCCCCATTGATGATGttctttccaccaacttgaaattgaacatcGCGGAccggttgcaaaaagtaTTTTCCATCCAAGACGACGACATTTTCTatgccaacttcaacgGGTGGCTCGTGAGGGACGTATTCTTGCAGGGCCATATCtacttgaccaagaacTGTATTTTGTTTTTTGCATTTTTACCCAGCAAGTTCTCGTCTCCACCAGATAGCCAGAGCGATGGTGAGTTCAGAAAACAGGACGACTCGAGTGTGTACATCCAAACCGGTGCTTTAgcaaccaaaaccaaaaaataCGGGGAAATCTTGGGAACTGTCTTTACAAACCGGCTGTGGGCCATCTTAAGACCCGAGACGTTATCGATCTACTCGTCCCCCACTGACTTGTACTTTCCTACGCTTGTGATTGATCTTCGCACCTGTGTGCATGCCGAGATATTGGAGAAGTACCAGCCCAAAACCGAAAATGCCAGCAATGTTTCCAAGCCTGTTCCAGTAGGTTCACCTACCGATACCCCATCGGGTATTCTCAGCCCCAGAGAGACGTTATCACGAGGAAATAGTGACGATTTGTTGaatgacgatgaagaattgaacaagatgCTCGCATTAGAGGCAGAAGACAACAAAGAAAGCAACAACGGTGGGGTGTGGTTCAagatcaccaccaccaagagATCGTACAAGTTCCAGACTGACAGCATTTATTCGGCCCGACAGTGGGtcaacaatatcaccaagatcatcTTCCAGTTGCAtaactccaactccaaaaatGAGGTTTTGGTCAAGATTCCTCTAGATAATATCACCAGTTTCAACCGAAGCAGTTTATTCGGGACTTCGGAcattgatgttgatgattcgGAGGAGGTTCCAGCTGTATTCTCCTTGACATATCTGACAGGTACAGACAATGTGCTACAccagaacaagaagatacacaagaagttcaccGAGAAAGCCAAACAGCAATTGAACTTATCAGGAACTGAAGACTTACACTTTGTATTTTTCTCCAAAGCACAAGAATTCGATGACACTATTTCAAAAATTGTACATGATCGAGAAGATGGAAATTCTGAGTCTTCTAGTATATCCAACCTGGAAAAGTTCATCCAGaaaatgaaattgaaaaggtTTCAAGGCccaaaagaagaacacGAGACCGAACTCTCCAAAGTCGATATTCCATTCTCCACTTTACTGCCTCATGGAAACCCTTCCGCCATTTTGGATCAAATGCTAGAATACAACAGAGCAATGCTCCACTCTCGGTATGGGGATATACTTGATGAGCCAAATCATTCTAAGCTCAAGAAGATTGGAAGATCATTGACCTTTACTAAACTGAAGACTGCTTACTCAACTAGTTTACACTCAAGTAGTTTGGCCTTACAGGGCAATTCTCTTTCCAATTTGCCCCTTTCCCCATTGAGAACTCCACTGGCAGCTTCTCCATCCGATGTTTCGAGTCGTTCCAGTGAATCCACTTCCCccatgaacttgaacctTCCTCGGCAGTTGTCGGTGACAGGACttaagaagttgaatatGTTTTTTGATACTTCCAAGAGAGACGTGGGAGTGGTGGCTGATCGTTATGGTAACATCCAAATCACAGGCCCTAACGGAAATGAACCGGTTTCTGAAAAGTCTGTTCTCCCTAGTCCTTTGAACTTGGCTGATCCCTCTGAGTATGTTGATCAGGATTATCCCAAAAAGGACAATAAACTCAAGGCGTTTAGTAAAAGTATCAaggccatcaccaatgttTCTAGTGTCTGGAACGCATACCCTTTTCACTATATCCAAATGAACGATAAGGATCCCTTCTACGTTACTGACGAGGCAGCTAGAAACTTGGGCCAAAGGAGGTTAAGAAGCcacttttctttgggtGAGACCAATACCTTAGCAGCTAGTTATTTCTGCCATATACAAAGAGCTTTACCCGTGTACGGGAAGTTGTATGTGGGAAATGAAAACATTTGTTTCCGAAGCTTGTTGCCAGGAGTGTCAACCAAGATGATCTTACCGTTACGTGACGTGGAGAACTGTTTCAAAGAAAGAGGTACTAAAATCACCTTTTCGGGCTTGGTGATTGTTGTCAAAGGGTACGAGAAGTTGTTTGTTGAATTCAGCTCCCACAAGTCCCGAGATGACTGCTTAGATGTGATGTTGGAAGGGCTTCATCAATTACATGGATCAGAAACCTGGGAACCCCTGGCCCATGAATGGGGTGAAAACTATCACGAGCAACTGAATAAGCTAAGACTTTCTGAAGACGGCGAAGACACAAATCAATCTCTAGCCCCTTCCGATGAAACCTTAAAACAGGCATCGATGAGGATCGAGAGTGCcaggatgaagatgtttgaAGACCGGTTCAGTGTGGCAGCCGGATTGCAGGTGCCTATAGTCTTGGAAGATTCAcctttcttcaaaactGAGGTCCGGCCAAACACCTCGTACCACTTTGTGCTATTAACAATTGGCTCCCGAGGAGACGTCCAACCGTATATTGCTTTGGCCAAAGGGTTGATGGAAGAAGGTCACCGAGTCACAATTGCAACACACAGTGAATTCAAGGATTGGATCGTCAGCTACGATATCAAGTTTAGAGAAATTGCTGGTGACCCCACCGAGTTGATGTCGTTGATGGTGAGTCATGGATCGATGTCGGTGGCTTTCATCAAGGAAGCCagttccaagttcaaggggTGGATCAATGATCTCTTGAAGACCGCCTGGGTCGCCTGCCAAGGGGCAGACATTTTGATTGAAAGCCCTTCTGCCATGGCTGGAATTCATATTGCTGAAGCTCTCGGAATCCCATACATGAGAGCTTTCACAATGCCTTGGACTCGTACCAGAGCCTACTCCCATGCATTTATTCTTCCTGACCAGAAGAAGGGAAATTCCTATAACTACTTGACTCACGTCATGTTTGAGACGGTGTTCTGGAGAGGTATCTCATCACAGGTCAATAGGTGGAGGGTAGAGACTCTTAATATTCCCAAGACAagcttgttcaagctcCAGCAGTACAAGGTTCCGTTTTTGTACAACGTTTCACAAACAGTGTTACCACCTGCAGTTGACTTCCCGGACTGGGTGAAAGTTACCGGGTACTGGTTTTTGGATGAAGGTACTGGTAACAAGTACAAGCCTCCACCAGAGCTTATTGAGTTTATGAGACAGGCCACCAAAGACCAAAAGAAAATTGTCTACGTTGGATTTGGATCCATTGTTGTGGACGATGCCAAAAGTCTCACCAAAGCGGTGGTGGAATCGGTTCTTGATGCCGACGTGCGGTGTATCTTGAACAAAGGCTGGTCCGATAGGCATGGTGACAAGGAAGGTGAAGACAGTAAAGAGGTGGAGGTTGAATTGCCCTTCGAAATCTACAATAGTGGTGCCATCCCTCACGACTGGCTCTTCCCGCGTATTGATGCTGCTGTCCACCACGGTGGTTCCGGTACCACTGGAGCAACCCTTCGTAGTGGGCTACCTACGGTTATCAAGCCATTTTTTGGAGACCAGTTCTTCTATGCTTCTCGTGtagaagaaattggtgcCGGAATAGCATTAAGAAAGCTCAATTCCAAATCGTTGAGCAAGGCATTGAAACTCGCCACCACtgacttcaagatgattGAAAGAGCCAAAAAGGTTTGTGAGCAAATCCGGCATGAACATGGGGTTCTTGGGGCCATCGAAGCCATTTACTCTGAATTGGAGTACGCCAGGTCGTTGATTGTCAACAAACAGCTTGCCAACGAAAACTACGGAATGTTGGGAAGCCGTACTGGCTACACTGTTAACAACTCTGAAGACGAGGACCTGCTGCTGATTGAAATCGATATTTCCTCGAAAAGCGAGACCGATTTCTAA
- the MET2 gene encoding homoserine O- acetyltransferase (COG:H; EggNog:ENOG503NXB4; MEROPS:MER0044357) encodes MTTHTNAHYRDITREQCKQNPYAALVPGQTIVEIPKFELECGETLHNFPVAYKTWGRLNHNKDNVIVVCHALTGSSDVQDWWGPLLGTGKTFDPSRFFIICVNFLGSPYGSCSPLSIDRATGKPYGPSFPLVTVKDDLGIQKLILDSLGVKSIAAVIGGSMGGMMALEYSSTYKGSGYVRAIVAIATSARASAWCISWNEAQRQCIFSDPEYNDGYYYESPNGVKPDSGLSAARMAALLTYRSRNSFETRFGRKLPGVKNTAEAERIYPTTKDEENWLLHNEGARSVRAGSPNHSLNNSGKLQTYFTAQSYLRYQGSKFVNRFDANCYISITRKVDTHDIARGQVPLDDNNDDPLPEYLATLKLPHLVIGIQSDGLFTFGEQQMLDQYLPNCSLKKLNSPEGHDAFLLDFEIVNSYCQEFLKKQLPELYDDNSGKVVLFENWKDFVQSVDNGGNSVFGEAEKDITNW; translated from the coding sequence ATGACAACACATACCAATGCCCACTATCGGGATATAACCCGTGAGCAGTGCAAACAAAATCCCTACGCCGCCTTGGTACCAGGCCAAACCATTGTGGAGATTCCTAAATTCGAACTCGAATGTGGTGAAACCCTACACAACTTCCCAGTTGCCTACAAAACTTGGGGGAGACTCAATCACAATAAAGACAATGTCATTGTGGTATGTCATGCCTTGACCGGTTCGTCGGACGTCCAGGACTGGTGGGGGCCTCTATTAGGTACCGGTAAGACATTTGATCCGAGCCGATTCTTTATCATCTGTGTGAATTTCCTTGGGTCGCCCTACGGATCATGCTCTCCCTTGTCCATAGACCGTGCCACCGGCAAGCCATACGGGCCCTCGTTCCCGTTGGTAACGGTCAAAGATGACCTTGGGATCCAAAAGTTAATCTTGGACTCGTTGGGAGTTAAATCCATAGCTGCCGTTATCGGTGGATCCATGGGAGGAATGATGGCGTTAGAGTACTCGTCGACCTACAAGGGCCTGGGCTACGTGCGGGCAATTGTGGCCATTGCTACATCTGCCAGGGCGTCTGCCTGGTGTATTTCGTGGAATGAGGCCCAACGCCAGTGTATTTTCAGTGATCCCGAGTACAACGACGGATATTACTACGAAAGCCCCAACGGGGTCAAGCCAGACTCGGGCTTGAGTGCCGCTAGAATGGCGGCATTGCTCACTTATAGATCCCGTAATTCGTTTGAAACCAGGTTTGGTAGAAAACTACCTGGAGTCAAGAATACTGCCGAAGCTGAACGGATATACCCCACGACCAAAGACGAAGAGAATTGGTTGTTGCACAATGAAGGTGCCAGACTGGTCAGAGCAGGTTCTCCCAACCATTCCCTCAATAACTCGGGAAAACTCCAGACATACTTCACGGCACAGTCATATTTGAGGTACCAGGGAAGTAAATTTGTCAACCGATTCGATGCTAATTGCTACATTTCCATCACCCGAAAAGTTGATACACATGACATAGCCAGAGGCCAAGTGCCTTTGGATGATAACAACGACGACCCATTACCGGAGTATCTTGCAACCTTGAAGTTACCTCATTTGGTGATTGGAATTCAATCTGATGGTTTATTTACGTTTGGAGAACAGCAGATGTTGGACCAATACTTACCCAATTGTTCgttaaagaagttgaactcgCCCGAGGGCCACGATGCGTTTTTACTCGATTTCGAGATTGTTAACTCTTACTGTCaggagtttttgaagaaacagcTTCCGGAGTTATATGACGACAATAGTGGAAAAGTCGTCCTCTTCGAAAATTGGAAAGACTTTGTACAGCTGGTCGACAACGGGGGCAACTCTGTGTTTGGCGAAGCCGAAAAggacatcaccaactggtGA
- a CDS encoding uncharacterized protein (EggNog:ENOG503PWYR), with amino-acid sequence MAYQRIYGGKLTVYSNLDQTNSPQFEKSMTLSAFQDELSTTRDSVEINTFKQTRPQYVVFVFIRQPNDYTKFVRDLNAFSELIDGKTRSREFVAYFESLLQCGLTIDGSSVVSLMTTSSLVAILKVLISISTKSNAVCEKLTTITIRFSQIGRYFVTQWCRLFSRFINVTHLDISHNFIPSDEYVFNINEPSMKDIIGTCFQWPPRLRYLNLDRNDISYLSCELLRRLPDTLEVLYLAGNQLSAIGPFSPEEHGVNHYLPNLHTISFNFNVRLTFIDPAFFAASKAILKLCCVKNCNLHQGNLPQLLQVAKQMNFTIVV; translated from the coding sequence ATGGCATACCAACGTATTTACGGCGGGAAACTCACGGTATACTCAAACCTCGACCAGACGAACTCTCCACAGTTCGAGAAGTCCATGACGTTGTCGGCGTTCCAGGACGAGCTTCTGACCACCCGAGATTCGGTCGAAATCAACACTTTTAAACAAACTCGTCCCCAGTAcgtggtgtttgtgttcaTTCGTCAACCCAACGACTACACCAAGTTCGTCCGCGACCTTAACGCATTCAGCGAGCTTATCGACGGCAAGACCCGCTCCCGCGAGTTTGTGGCGTACTTTGAGCTGCTTCTCCAGTGTGGACTCACCATCGACGGCAGCTCAGTGGTGTCACTCATGACCACCTCGTCGCTCGTGGCGATTctcaaggtgttgattctgatctccaccaaatccaacgCCGTGTGTGAGAAGCTCACCACCATAACCATCCGATTTTCACAAATAGGCCGGTATTTTGTCACCCAGTGGTGCCGATTGTTCTCACGATTCATAAACGTCACCCACTTGGACATCTCGCATAACTTCATTCCCCTGGATGAATACGtgttcaacatcaatgAGCCGTCGATGAAAGATATCATTGGAACCTGCTTCCAATGGCCTCCACGCCTTCGCTACCTAAACTTGGACAGAAACGACATTTCCTACCTCTCGTGTGAACTTCTTCGACGCCTTCCTGACACGCTCGAGGTGTTGTACTTAGCGGGCAACCAGTTGCTGGCAATTGGACCCTTCAGCCCCGAAGAACATGGTGTCAATCACTACCTTCCGAATCTTCACACcatctccttcaatttcaacgTCAGGCTCACGTTTATCGACCCTGCATTTTTTGCAGCGTCCAAGGCAATTTTAAAGCTCTGCTGTGTCAAGAATTGCAATCTTCACCAGGGAAACTTGCCTCAGCTCCTTCAGGTTGCAAAACAAATGAACTTCACTATCGTCGTATAG